The DNA window GCTTGATTGGATTTGTTATTATTTTGGCTGTAATTTGGATAGCATTTTTGATTTTAGGCATCATTATTAGTAAATTTATTAAAATCAGCGATTTTGGTATTATTGACAAAACACTTGGATTTATCTTTTCATGTTGCAAAATATTCTTAATTATCGGTTTTATTCTTTATGGAATTTCTAACCTAAATTTTATGAAAGACTTCCAAAAATACATGAAACAAAATAGCAAGATTTATACGATAATGAACACAATTTCTTCTTCAATCATGAAACTTCAAATCGTGCAAGAAACAACCAATAATATTAAAAATACAACCCAACCTGCCGCTGATGCTGCAATAGAAAATCTGCAAAAAGCTGTGAATGAAGCCGGTCCAAATATTTCAGACACAATAAATAACTCACTTAAAGACATATCCAAAGATATTCCACCACAAACTCACGATAAGACAGATACACATAAGGAATAATATATGTTTGAAAATCAATACATACAACAAAGAATCCAAAAAGCACGTGATCTTAGAAATGTAGGTAAAAATCCTTATCGCAATGACGCATCTAAAACTATCAGCAATCTTGGCTTTATTCAAAAATTTGAATACCTCAAATCCCAAACTGAACAAAAAGTAACTTCACAAAATTATGCTATCACAGGAAGGATAAAATTTTTGCGGCTTATGGGCAAAGCTTGTTTTGTCAAAATTGAAGATGAAAGCGCCACTTTACAAGCTTATCTTTCTCAAAATGATTTGGGTGATGAATTTTCTCTTATCAAAAAAATTCTAGAAGTTGGAGATATTATCAATATCTATGGATATCCTTTTGTTACCAAAACAGGAGAATTAAGTATCCATGCCCTGGAATGTAAAATTCTCACCAAATCAATCATCCCCTTACCTGAAAAATTTCATGGTCTTACAGATGTTGAATTACGTTACAGACAACGTTACCTCGATCTTATTATGAACCCAAATGTCAAAGAAACATTCAAACTTCGCACGCAAATTATCTCAAATATTCGCAGATTTTTTGAAGACAAAGGATTCCTGGAAGTTGAAACGCCCATGCTCCACCCCATTCCCGGAGGAGCCAATGCCAAACCTTTTATCACTCATCATAACGCCCTTGATGTCCAAAGATATCTTAGAATTGCTCCTGAACTTTATCTTAAACGTTTGATTGTAGGTGGTTTTGAAGCTGTATTTGAAATTAATAGAAATTTTAGAAATGAAGGTATGGATCACTCCCATAATCCCGAATTTACAACAATTGAATTTTATTGGGCTTACAAAACTTACTCTGACTTAATTGAATTGACTAAAGAACTTTTTGCTTATCTTTTAGATAAACTCCAACTCCCTATCAGAATCAAGCATATGGATAATGAAATTGATTTTAGTAATTTTAAAATTATCTCTTACAAAGATGCTCTCCAAGAAATTGGAGGTATTCCTAAAGATATTGTCGAAAATGAAGATAAACTCAAAAACTTCCTCCAACAACATAATATTAAATTGGACAAATCCATAAGCTATGGCAAACTTTTAGCAGAAGCATTTGATGAATTTGTCGAAGCAAAACTTATCAATCCAACCTTTATTACTCAATACCCTATTGATATTAGTCCTCTGGCACGCAGGAACGATCTGGATCCTGAAATTGCCGATCGTTTTGAGCTTTTTATCGGCGGGAAAGAAATAGCTAATGGTTTTAGCGAGCTTAATGATCCTCTTGATCAACTTGAAAGATTTAAAGCTCAAGTAAAGGCAAAAGATGCCGGGGATGAAGAAGCCCAATATATGGATGAAGATTATGTTTGGGCATTGGGATATGGACTTCCCCCAACAGCCGGTCAAGGCATTGGGATTGATAGGCTCATCATGCTCCTTAGTGATTCAAAAACCATCAAAGATGTTATTTTATTTCCTGCAATGAAACCTATTAGAATAGATTATGATGATACAATCACACAAGAAGAAAAAGAAAAAAAGGATCTATAATGGATTATGCAATGCAACACTCAGATAAAGAAGTTTTTGATTTCATTTCAAAAGAACTCCAAAGACAAAACGATCATCTTGAGATGATCGCTAGCGAAAACTATACATTCCCAAGTGTTATGGAAGCTATGGGGAGTATCCTGACCAATAAATACGCTGAGGGGTATCCGGGAAAACGATATTATGGAGGTTGTGAATTCGTAGATGAGATAGAAACAATTGCCCTCAATCGAGTCAAAAAGCTTTTTAAATGCGAGTTTGCTAATGTCCAACCCCATTCGGGCAGTCAGGCTAATGGTGCTGTTTATGCGGCCCTACTAAAACCTTATGATAAAATTTTAGGGATGGATTTAAGTCATGGGGGACATCTTACCCATGGCGCAAAAGTAAGTGTTAGCGGACAAATATATCAAAGTTTTTTTTATGGAGTTGAACTTGATGGGAGGATCAATTATGACAAAGTTGCTGAGTATGCCCAACTCATCAAACCCAAAATGATTATATGCGGTTTTTCTGCCTATACCGGAGAACTTGATTTTAAAAAATTTCGAGAAATAGCTGATAGCGTAGGAGCTATTTTAATGGGGGATATCGCACATGTTGCCGGACTTGTTGTTGCAGATGAATACCCTCACCCATTCCCCCATTGTCATATAGTTACTACTACTACTCACAAAACTCTTAGAGGACCTAGAGGAGGGATCATTCTAACTAATGATGAAGAAATAGCTCAAAAAATCAATAAAGCTGTATTTCCGGGCTTACAAGGGGGTCCTTTAATGCATGTAATTGCGGGTAAAGCTGTTGGGTTTGGGGAAAATCTCAAGCCGGAATGGAAAATTTATGCCAAACAAATAAAAGCAAATATTAAAAAAATGGTCCATGTATTAGTTAATAGGGGTTATAATCTCGTAAGTGGCGATAGTGATAACCATCTTATTTTAATGAGTTTCTTAGATAAAAGCTTTAGTGGAAAAGATGCTGATATAGCCCTTGGCAATGCAGGCATTACCGTCAATAAAAATACCGTTCCGGGCGAAAATAGAAGCCCTTTTATAACAAGTGGTATTAGAATAGGTTCGGCTGCTTTAAGCGCAAGAGGAATGAAAGAAAATGAATTTGAATGGATATCTCATAAAATTGCCGATATACTTGATGATATTAATAATGTATCCTTGCAGAGTAAAATTAAAGAAGAAATTAAGCAACTCACAAAAGGATTTCAAGTATATGATAAACCAATTTTTTAAGGCAAACAATGACTGAAATGGATTTAAGCCTGATTAAAATCAATACTTCTTTTTATTACCAAAAAATAGAAGGGTTAGGCAAAAAAATTACACATATGGGAAAAGTCTTTTTTGATAAATTTGAAAAAATTGACTCATTTCTTTCAAATCTTATTATCCGTAAGCATTTCAAAAAAGAACTTACCATTGCACATTCTCTTATCATTGAAGACAATAGAGTAGAAAATATAGTTTTTGACTACAATGGCAGGAATCCTGAAAAATTCTATCACAAAGCTCAATTGATGTTACGCGAAGAAGGGTTTATTAATTTTACTGCTTATCATTCAAAAACGCCCGGTCATCTTCATCTTTATATCCATAAGGGACATACTGAGCTTAATGAAGCAAAAAGATTGGCCAGAACGCTTTCTGTGAGACTATCTCAAACCTATCCAACAGAGTGGAGAGTATTTCCAAATGATGAAATGCCCTCAGAATTTAATATATTAATACTGCCCTATGAAATTTATGCAAAAGAACGTGGTGCTTCATGGGCAAGACATCTTTAAATCTATTCAAGGAGTAAAAAATGGAAGAAAAAAAAGAGTTGAATGAAATTTTGCTAGGAGATCATAACAACAACCAACCGTCAAAAACAAAAAAACTAATTTTGATGATTATTGTTGCGATCATTATTGTATTTATTTTGTTAGTAGTTGTTTGGAAAATGACTCGAGAAGAGCCTAAAGAACAAGTAAGCACAATTGATAACTCTATTCAAAAAATGGATACATTCCATGATGAAAATGAAAATAGCGTGCAAACTAATGATAATTTTGAAAATATGTCTATTGATGATATGTCCAAAACAGAAGAAGACAATAAATTTGACAAAATCGTCCAAGATATTAAGTCCAAACAACTCGGAAGCACTCAAGAATCTGCGCAAGAATCATCTAAAATAGAAAAACCTGTCTTAGGAGACTCTCACAATCATCAAGCCCTCCAATCTGAAACTATTCAAGAGCCGGCTTTGAGTCCGGACAAAAATATTACAAAATCAAACAAATCCCAAAAGACTCTTACTGCAAAAACCTCTCCAAAAAAAGAAGATAAAAAACCTCAAAAGCAATCTTCATCAGCAGCAAAACCAAAACAAGCCTCTGCAAAAATACAGGCTTCTAAAAATGGTTCTATAGCTACTGCGGGTCATTATTTGCAAATAGGAGCATTTAGCAAGACACCCAACAAATATTTCTTAGAAAAAATCAAAAAATATAGCTACCGTATTCAAACTTCTACAAATAATAATGGGCAAACTATTACCAAGTACCTCATTGGTCCATACAAATCAAGAACAGATGCAAATAGAGATGTATTGCAAATCACAACAGATATTGGTAAGCCTATCCATATTGAAATTAAATAGTCTTGACACAAAGGGGGAGTACCCCCTTTTGAATACATGAACTATCCAATCCAAATATTTAGAGATCTAAAATCCAAATAAATTGTTTTGCAAAATACATAACATACTGATGATTATCATTTTAATTATATTATTTGAATAAAAATACGATTGATAATAGGGAATTTTTACCAAACAATCAGCTGTTATAGGGTTTTATTAGTACTTATCAGTAATTCTTTAATTCAATTCTTTCAAAGCCTTCTGCAATTTACTACTTGTATCCAAGTGAGTTTCTCACTTTTATTTTATATAGTAAAAATTAAAATAAGCTTAAAGTTATATCCATAATGGTTCTTAGCATCTAAGTATTTTTAAATATAGCGCGATCTTTTATTTCTTCAGAGTTTACTAAAATTATAAAAAATCTTAAAAATATCTATCAGAACAATGATGAAAAATGAAATAGCAGAATATAAAGAATATTCTATAAATAAAGAGTTGAATTTTTCAACTCTTTATTTACTATAAGAAAGAAGTAGCTTCAGTAATGCTTGAAAAGAATAAAATTTTATTAATCCTGCAGAATTCTTTAGCTTCCTCAACCATTTCTCCTCCAATGAGGATGGGAGCAACTTTGTGTTTATAAACGCTCTCTTTGAGAATTTTAACAGAGCCAAGGGGATCGGTCATGTCTTGAGGTGTGATTAACATATAGATAAAATCAACCCCATCAAATGAATCCACAACATCTAAAGCCGCTTTATATCTATCTGCTAAGGCATCTCCTATAATATCTATAGGATTATTGTGAGACCAGTGTTCAGGCAAAATTTTATTAAGAGCTTGAATGTTTTGATCGTTTAATGTATATAATTTTTTGCCTCTAGCTACAATAGCATCAGTCAATACTGTTCCGGGACCTCCGGCATTTGTAATAATAGCAATTTCTTTACTATTGTGAAACATAGGTTTTAAAATCAAAGCCTCAATATTATCGACTACTCGCACATCTAAGCTTTTCATCAAACCTGCAAACATATCATAATTTCCACTTAAATTACCGGTATGTGAAAAAGCGGCTTTGGCAGCCTCTTCGCTTTTACCTGATTTAAATAAAAAGATAGGTTTTTGACATGATCGAATACTCTCTAAAAGATTTTTTCCTTTATTGACTCCTTCTAAATACAAAGAAATACTTTTACAACGAGGATCTTTTTGTAGCATTGGGATCAAATCTGAACTTTCTAAATCAACTGCATTTCCAGTGCTAACAATGTGAGAAAAACCAATTTCAAGCGTATTTGCGCTATCCATAAGGGCAGCTAAAACTGCGCCTGACTGAGAAATAAAAGCCACACCACCACTTTTAAGATTACCTGTTCCAAAAGTTAAATTCAAATTTGTATTATCATTGAAATATCCCAAACAATTAGGACCTAAAACATTAAAATTATTCTCTTGCGCAAGCTTGCCAATTTCAAGCTCCTCTTGTTCATGCCCGCTTTCTTTGAATCCTGCTGTAATGACAATGAGGTTTTTGAGATTTTTTTTGATTAGATCTTTGATGGTAGGGATAACAAACTGTGCAGGTATAGCAAGCACAGCTGTATCAATATCTCCATTAATTTCTCCAACACTTTTTAACAAAGGTTTGCCAAAAAGTTCTCCGCCTTTTTGATTAACAAAAAACAATTCACCCTTAAAGCCCATAGAATTTTTGGCAACCACATGACCGGTTTTTGTTTTGTCTGTACTCGCTCCAATAATAGCTATACGTTGATTATTCAAGAAATCAGGTCTGGGAAGTTTTCTTTGAGTATCTCCAGAGACTAAAGAACCTTTTTTGATTCTGGCATCTACAGCTACAAGCCCATTTTTGGTAAGTTTCAGAGGATTAATATCAAGCTCTAGGATATCAGGATTGCTCAGGATGAGTTTCTGAACACTTTTTACAAGCTCTACTACCTCGCTCATTTGATGTGTGCTTCCACGAAAACCTTCAAAAAGTTTGGAAATTTTAGTAGTTTTAAATGCTCGAAGTATTTCATCTTCTTTGGCTTGAGAATCGATGTAACAAATATCTTTATAAAGCTCTAAATAAATCCCACCCTTCCCAAAAAGAATAATATCTCCAAACACACTATCTTCAACAGAACCAATATACAATTCTTCGCCTTCCAGCATTTGTGTAATTATGAAACAATCATTACTATCTAAAGGAATTTTGTGTTTTTCTTGAATATTTTTTTTCATTTTCTCGCGTGCATTTTCAAGCTCTTCATTTGAGTTCAAATTGAGCATAACCCCGCCTACATCGCTTTTATGAACTATTTTAGGAGATTGAATTTTCAAAACAGCCGGAAAAAAATCAATATTGATTTTTTCATCCATTTTTACTACTCTACATTGTGGTGTTTTGATGCCATATTTCCCTAACCATTGGTATAATTCGCTTTCTGTCATAGAAACTCCTCTTTTTTATTTTTGTTTATATGTTTGATATTATAGATTAAATTTTAAATTTTTTGAAATTTTTTATCAATTATTATTTTTAATTAGAGTATTATTTTTACTAAAACTTTAAGGAATGGCGATGAAAGAATATTTAGGCTTTGGAGTTGCAGGAAATTTTGCCAATCATCTCGAACAAGCCGGAGAATCCAATGATTTCTCCGAGATTATAACGGATGAAAAAAATGCCCCTAAGGGAATTTTTCCTTTTTACATTCCTTGTAGTGTTACGCCTTTAGGTAGATATTGTATCAACAATCAAGCAATTATTTTACCCAATGATAGTTCATTTAGAGTACAAGCAGAACCTGAAGTTGCTTTAGAATGTGAATTAGAGTATCAAAACAATGAAGTCATTAAAGTAATTCCAAAATTTTTTATGGCTTTTAATGACTCTTCAGTGAGGAATGATAAAAATGCTAAAAAACTATCTCAAAAAAAGAATTTTTCTGACGGATCTAAAGCAATAG is part of the Helicobacter sp. 11S03491-1 genome and encodes:
- a CDS encoding serine hydroxymethyltransferase — its product is MDYAMQHSDKEVFDFISKELQRQNDHLEMIASENYTFPSVMEAMGSILTNKYAEGYPGKRYYGGCEFVDEIETIALNRVKKLFKCEFANVQPHSGSQANGAVYAALLKPYDKILGMDLSHGGHLTHGAKVSVSGQIYQSFFYGVELDGRINYDKVAEYAQLIKPKMIICGFSAYTGELDFKKFREIADSVGAILMGDIAHVAGLVVADEYPHPFPHCHIVTTTTHKTLRGPRGGIILTNDEEIAQKINKAVFPGLQGGPLMHVIAGKAVGFGENLKPEWKIYAKQIKANIKKMVHVLVNRGYNLVSGDSDNHLILMSFLDKSFSGKDADIALGNAGITVNKNTVPGENRSPFITSGIRIGSAALSARGMKENEFEWISHKIADILDDINNVSLQSKIKEEIKQLTKGFQVYDKPIF
- a CDS encoding CvpA family protein, whose product is MGYIDLILTVIIIVIGLRGFYNGFINEISGVIGIILGVFFASRFAGRMGDWFSSDVYNFHSPSVASLIGFVIILAVIWIAFLILGIIISKFIKISDFGIIDKTLGFIFSCCKIFLIIGFILYGISNLNFMKDFQKYMKQNSKIYTIMNTISSSIMKLQIVQETTNNIKNTTQPAADAAIENLQKAVNEAGPNISDTINNSLKDISKDIPPQTHDKTDTHKE
- a CDS encoding SPOR domain-containing protein; the encoded protein is MEEKKELNEILLGDHNNNQPSKTKKLILMIIVAIIIVFILLVVVWKMTREEPKEQVSTIDNSIQKMDTFHDENENSVQTNDNFENMSIDDMSKTEEDNKFDKIVQDIKSKQLGSTQESAQESSKIEKPVLGDSHNHQALQSETIQEPALSPDKNITKSNKSQKTLTAKTSPKKEDKKPQKQSSSAAKPKQASAKIQASKNGSIATAGHYLQIGAFSKTPNKYFLEKIKKYSYRIQTSTNNNGQTITKYLIGPYKSRTDANRDVLQITTDIGKPIHIEIK
- the lysS gene encoding lysine--tRNA ligase encodes the protein MFENQYIQQRIQKARDLRNVGKNPYRNDASKTISNLGFIQKFEYLKSQTEQKVTSQNYAITGRIKFLRLMGKACFVKIEDESATLQAYLSQNDLGDEFSLIKKILEVGDIINIYGYPFVTKTGELSIHALECKILTKSIIPLPEKFHGLTDVELRYRQRYLDLIMNPNVKETFKLRTQIISNIRRFFEDKGFLEVETPMLHPIPGGANAKPFITHHNALDVQRYLRIAPELYLKRLIVGGFEAVFEINRNFRNEGMDHSHNPEFTTIEFYWAYKTYSDLIELTKELFAYLLDKLQLPIRIKHMDNEIDFSNFKIISYKDALQEIGGIPKDIVENEDKLKNFLQQHNIKLDKSISYGKLLAEAFDEFVEAKLINPTFITQYPIDISPLARRNDLDPEIADRFELFIGGKEIANGFSELNDPLDQLERFKAQVKAKDAGDEEAQYMDEDYVWALGYGLPPTAGQGIGIDRLIMLLSDSKTIKDVILFPAMKPIRIDYDDTITQEEKEKKDL
- a CDS encoding DUF1882 domain-containing protein; its protein translation is MTEMDLSLIKINTSFYYQKIEGLGKKITHMGKVFFDKFEKIDSFLSNLIIRKHFKKELTIAHSLIIEDNRVENIVFDYNGRNPEKFYHKAQLMLREEGFINFTAYHSKTPGHLHLYIHKGHTELNEAKRLARTLSVRLSQTYPTEWRVFPNDEMPSEFNILILPYEIYAKERGASWARHL
- a CDS encoding acetate--CoA ligase family protein, with the protein product MTESELYQWLGKYGIKTPQCRVVKMDEKINIDFFPAVLKIQSPKIVHKSDVGGVMLNLNSNEELENAREKMKKNIQEKHKIPLDSNDCFIITQMLEGEELYIGSVEDSVFGDIILFGKGGIYLELYKDICYIDSQAKEDEILRAFKTTKISKLFEGFRGSTHQMSEVVELVKSVQKLILSNPDILELDINPLKLTKNGLVAVDARIKKGSLVSGDTQRKLPRPDFLNNQRIAIIGASTDKTKTGHVVAKNSMGFKGELFFVNQKGGELFGKPLLKSVGEINGDIDTAVLAIPAQFVIPTIKDLIKKNLKNLIVITAGFKESGHEQEELEIGKLAQENNFNVLGPNCLGYFNDNTNLNLTFGTGNLKSGGVAFISQSGAVLAALMDSANTLEIGFSHIVSTGNAVDLESSDLIPMLQKDPRCKSISLYLEGVNKGKNLLESIRSCQKPIFLFKSGKSEEAAKAAFSHTGNLSGNYDMFAGLMKSLDVRVVDNIEALILKPMFHNSKEIAIITNAGGPGTVLTDAIVARGKKLYTLNDQNIQALNKILPEHWSHNNPIDIIGDALADRYKAALDVVDSFDGVDFIYMLITPQDMTDPLGSVKILKESVYKHKVAPILIGGEMVEEAKEFCRINKILFFSSITEATSFL